From Gemmatimonadota bacterium:
GGAGCGGCCGTCCCTCCTCCTCGCCCTGCAGGACATCCAGGGCCGCCCCTCCCAGCCGCCCCGTATCGAGCGCGGCCAGCAGGGCGTCCTCGTCCAGGACCCCGCCCCGGGCGGTGTTGATCACGAAAGCACCTTCGGGAAGCAAGCCCAACTCGTTGCTCCCGATCAGGTTGCGGGTCTCGTCCGCCAGTGGCACATGAAGGCTCAGGACCTGGGCCCGCCCGAGCAGGTCGGCCAGGCTGGACGCCCGCTCGACCGTCCCGGGCCAGCCCTCCCGGAAGGGATCGTACGCCAGCACCGGCATCCGGAAGGCGGTGCCCAGCTCGGCCACCGCGGTGCCGATCCGACCCAGCCCCACGATCCCGAGCGTGCGGCCGGCCAGCTCGTGCCCCCGGAAGCGGTCGCGCTCCCACCCCCCCGCCTCCACGTGGGCGGAGGCCCGGTGGGTCCGACGCAGCAGGGTCAGGAGGAGCGCGAACGTGTGCTCCACCGTGGCCCGGATCCCCTCCAGGAAGGCCCGCTCACCGCGGAGGCTGAGCACGGCCACCCCCGCCGCCTCCGCCGCCCCCAGGTCGACGTGGTCGAGCCCGGTCGTGGCGGTCACCACCGCCTGGAGGCGCGAAGGCCGGCCGAGTACCTCCGCATCGACGCGGTGGCCCAGCCGCACGATGAGCGCATCGACCGCGCGGGCCCGCTCGACGAGCGCGGCGCGGTCGACGGGCCCGTCCTCGACGTCGGCGAAACGCTCGAGCACGCGTCGGGCGCGCGGCGAGTACTCCCACGGCTCCGCGTTCAGCACCCGCGGACGCCGACTCACGCCTCCACGTCCTCGACCGCGATCCGCTCGTCGCGCCGGACGTCACGCGCGAGTCGCCGCCCGACCAGGTCGTCGAGGCGATCGGGCGGCAGCCCCCCACCGGGCTTCTTGGCCACCAGGTCACGCGCGGTCAGCACGGCGCCGCGGGCCAGGTCGCGCCCAGCCACCACGCTGCGGCCGAACACGGTGCGCAGCGGTGCCAGCTCCTGGGCCACGGCGTCCTTGTCCACCGGGTGCGCGCGCGCGCGCTCCAGGAAGCGGATGCCCCGGACGAGGAGGGCCAGTTCCTCCAGCGTGACGCTGGCGGGCACGTCGGGCCCGAAGGTGGCGCGCGAGAAGCAGACGTGCACCTCCACCACATCCACGCCGAGCGCGACCGCCGCGAGGCCCGGGAAGATGGTGCCGGAGTGGTCGGAGAGACCGATCGCACAGCCCGGATGGGCGGTGCGGAGCTCCGCCAGGAGGTTGAGCCCGACCTTCTCCGGAGGCGTGGGATACAGGGACGTGCACTGGAAGACGGTCACGGCGGCGGAGGCCGCCCGCAGTCGTTCGACGGCGGTGTGGACCGCGCCCCGGTCGCTCATGCCGGTCGACAGCCAGACGGGCCGCCCGCTCGCGGCCATGCGGTCCAGCAGGCGCACGTTGCCCACCTCGCCCGACGCGACCTTCCAGGCGTCGACGCCGACGCGCTCCAGCAGCTCGAAGGCCTCCTCCGAGAAGGGGGAGCTCACGAACCCGATCCCCCGCTCCCGCGCCCGCCCCGCCAGCAGCGTCCACTGCGGCTCGGTGAACTCCATCCGACGCCAGTAGGCGTAGCGGCTCTCGTCCTGCGGGCTGAAGCGCACCCGCCAGGGCTCGTCGGGCGTGCTCTCGGCCGCGGCGATGTGCGTCTGGAACTTGACCACGTCGGCGCCCGCCGCCGCCACCGCGTCCACGTAGGCCAACGCGTTTCCCAGGCTCCCCTCGTGGGCCTGGGCCACCTCGGCCACCACCGTCACCCCCACGGACCGATCCTCCCCGGACGCACCCCGCTCACGAGGCCTCCTCCTCCGCGCCCGCGAGGCGCAGCAGCATCACCCGCGCATCCTCGACCGGCCGGGAATAGTAGCCCTTGCGGACTCCGACGGACTGGAAGCCGCGCGCCTCGTACATCTGCTGCGCCACGAGGTTGGACCGTCTCACCTCGAGGAACAGGTGACGCAGCCCGCGACCGATCGCCGCCGCGATGACGGCGTCCAGCAGGATCGACCCCAGCCCCTGGCCCCGCAGGTCCGCGCGGATGGCGATGTTGACCAGCTCGCCCTCCTCCTCGACGAAGCGGAGCACGGCGTATCCGGCCAGGAGGGGCTCATCGTGATCGGACACCTCCGCCTCGAGGACGAGCGCCTCGCACCGGTCCGTCCAGCGCAGGAGGTTGGCGAACGTCGCCGCGGTCCACGGCGTGGAGAAGGCCGCGCGCTCGATGGCCTGCACCGCCGCCACGTCGGCGCGCCGCATGGCACGCACGCGGGCGGATCCAGGCACCGGGCTCAGCGAGCGCCCGACGTCCGGCCGGTCCACGGTTTCAAGTACTCGGGTTGCCATCGCGCGGGATTCTCGACCCGCGATCCATCCGGGTCAAGACGCGCGAGCGCCACCAGGGCGGCCGCCGAAGGCAGTCCCGCCGCGGCCTGGACCCGGGCCCCGCTCGCCTCGAGGCGCGCGCGGTGCCGGAGCGCACCCGAGCCGGCACACAGCGGAGGGGGTCCCACCCAGCCGGCCAGATGGGCGCACACGTCGTCCAGTTCCCCGGCGATCGGCGCGACCACCGACACGAGCCCGCCCGGGCCGGCGCGGACGTGCGTCCAGAAGACCCGCTCGCCCCGGGCATCGAACAGGACCAGGCGGTGCTCGGCATCCTCCCACGCCGGGCCCCAGGCGGCCGCCTCGAGGCTCGAGCGGCTGAGCAGCGGGATCCCGAGCACGTGCACGAGCGCCTTCGCGGTGGCGGCCGCGACCCGCACGCCGGTGAAGGAGCCGGGCCCCGCCCCCACGACCACCGCGGTCACCTCGGCGAAGGAGCGGCCCGCCTGCCGCAGCAGATCCTCGAGCGCGGGCACGACCGTGCGCGCGTGGGTCCGGGCCTCGCCCAGCGCGACCTCCCGCGGAGGCGTGTCGCCTTCGGCCAGGGCGACGGTGCCGCGGTCGGTCGCGGTGTCGAGCGCCACCTGCAGCGTCGGGCGCGCGTCGGTCACGCGTCCCCCACGAGCGCGCGCCCGCGCAGCGTCACCAGGCGCTGCTCCGGGGCCCCCGGCACCAGGGCCAGCTCGATCTCGGTCGCCTGCTCGGCGGGCCAGCGCGCGCCCGCCCGTTCGGGCCACTCGACCAGCACCATCTCGTCCCCGTCGGGAAGCTCGTCCCACCCCAGCTCGTCGAGGTCCTCGGGGGCGGCGAGGCGGTAGAGGTCCATGTGGACGAGCGAACGCCCCTGCGGAGCGGCATAGCGGAACAGCAGGTTGAACGTCGGCGAGGGCATGGTCGCGCGCACGCCGATCCCCTCGGCGAGCGCACGCGCCAGCACCGACTTGCCGGCCCCGAGCGGGCCGCGCAGACCGATCCAGGCGGGCCCGGACACCCGCGCGCCCAGCTCCCGCCCCCACGTCGTCAGCGCCGCCTCGTCCCAGGGGCCCAGGATCACCGGATGCCCGCCTTCAACTCCAGGATCTCGTCCCGCAGCAGCGCCGCCCGCTCGAAGTCCAGGGCCTCGGCCGCAGCGGCCATCTCCGCCTCGAGGATCTTGAGGGTCTCCTCGATGTCCAGCTCCTGGGCATAGCTGCCGGCCCGCTCCGCCACGCGCGCCTGGGGGCGCTCCCGCGCGTCCGCGACCCGCGTGGACAGCTCGATCTCCGTGATGGACTTGGTCACCGTCTGCGGAACGATGCCATGCTCACGGTTGAACTCGAGCTGGATCTCACGACGCCGGTTCGTCTCGTCCATGCACTGTTGCATGGAGCCGGTCACGCGGTCGGCGTACATGATCGCCCGCCCGTTCACGTTGCGGGCAGCCCGCCCGATCGTCTGGATCAAGGAGCGGGCGTCGCGCAGGAAGCCTTCCTTGTCGGCATCCAGGATGGCCACGAGCGACACCTCGGGCAGGTCCAGGCCTTCCCGCAACAGGTTGATCCCCACCAGCACGTCGATCCGCCCCAGACGGAGCGAGCGCAGGATCTCCATGCGCTCGATGGCGTCGATGTCGGAGTGCATGTAGCGCACCCGCACCCCCACCGACTGGAGATACTCCGACAGGTCCTCCGCCATGCGCTTCGTGAGCGTG
This genomic window contains:
- a CDS encoding NAD(P)-dependent oxidoreductase, whose translation is MSRRPRVLNAEPWEYSPRARRVLERFADVEDGPVDRAALVERARAVDALIVRLGHRVDAEVLGRPSRLQAVVTATTGLDHVDLGAAEAAGVAVLSLRGERAFLEGIRATVEHTFALLLTLLRRTHRASAHVEAGGWERDRFRGHELAGRTLGIVGLGRIGTAVAELGTAFRMPVLAYDPFREGWPGTVERASSLADLLGRAQVLSLHVPLADETRNLIGSNELGLLPEGAFVINTARGGVLDEDALLAALDTGRLGGAALDVLQGEEEGRPLRPALLERARGGDRLVVTPHIGGATWESMEKTEVFMAEKLEAALMGAAAGKEGA
- a CDS encoding N-acetylneuraminate synthase family protein, with translation MGVTVVAEVAQAHEGSLGNALAYVDAVAAAGADVVKFQTHIAAAESTPDEPWRVRFSPQDESRYAYWRRMEFTEPQWTLLAGRARERGIGFVSSPFSEEAFELLERVGVDAWKVASGEVGNVRLLDRMAASGRPVWLSTGMSDRGAVHTAVERLRAASAAVTVFQCTSLYPTPPEKVGLNLLAELRTAHPGCAIGLSDHSGTIFPGLAAVALGVDVVEVHVCFSRATFGPDVPASVTLEELALLVRGIRFLERARAHPVDKDAVAQELAPLRTVFGRSVVAGRDLARGAVLTARDLVAKKPGGGLPPDRLDDLVGRRLARDVRRDERIAVEDVEA
- the rimI gene encoding ribosomal protein S18-alanine N-acetyltransferase, with the translated sequence MRRADVAAVQAIERAAFSTPWTAATFANLLRWTDRCEALVLEAEVSDHDEPLLAGYAVLRFVEEEGELVNIAIRADLRGQGLGSILLDAVIAAAIGRGLRHLFLEVRRSNLVAQQMYEARGFQSVGVRKGYYSRPVEDARVMLLRLAGAEEEAS
- the tsaB gene encoding tRNA (adenosine(37)-N6)-threonylcarbamoyltransferase complex dimerization subunit type 1 TsaB, which encodes MTDARPTLQVALDTATDRGTVALAEGDTPPREVALGEARTHARTVVPALEDLLRQAGRSFAEVTAVVVGAGPGSFTGVRVAAATAKALVHVLGIPLLSRSSLEAAAWGPAWEDAEHRLVLFDARGERVFWTHVRAGPGGLVSVVAPIAGELDDVCAHLAGWVGPPPLCAGSGALRHRARLEASGARVQAAAGLPSAAALVALARLDPDGSRVENPARWQPEYLKPWTGRTSGAR
- the tsaE gene encoding tRNA (adenosine(37)-N6)-threonylcarbamoyltransferase complex ATPase subunit type 1 TsaE, with amino-acid sequence MILGPWDEAALTTWGRELGARVSGPAWIGLRGPLGAGKSVLARALAEGIGVRATMPSPTFNLLFRYAAPQGRSLVHMDLYRLAAPEDLDELGWDELPDGDEMVLVEWPERAGARWPAEQATEIELALVPGAPEQRLVTLRGRALVGDA